The Nitrospirota bacterium genome contains the following window.
CTATCTTCACTGCATTCTCCAGATCAAAGGCATTAAGGTCAGGGAGCTTTGTCCTGGCAATTTCTCTTACCTGCGCCATCGTAACTTTTCCGACCATCTCTTTGTTTGGCGTGCCAGAACCTTTTATAATCCCTGCAGCTTTTTTTAATAGTTCAGCAGCCGGCGGGGTTTTTAAAATAAATGTGAACGATCTGTCTGAGTATATTGTGAGAACTACAGGTATTATTGTATCTCCAAG
Protein-coding sequences here:
- the rplK gene encoding 50S ribosomal protein L11; protein product: MAKKEMIAQVKLQVQAGKANPAPPIGPALGPHGVNIMEFCKAFNAQTQALGDTIIPVVLTIYSDRSFTFILKTPPAAELLKKAAGIIKGSGTPNKEMVGKVTMAQVREIARTKLPDLNAFDLENAVKIVKGTARSMGIEIEES